A genomic stretch from Candidatus Neomarinimicrobiota bacterium includes:
- a CDS encoding pyridoxal-phosphate dependent enzyme gives MQKVDNILQLIGRTPMVRINKLADPDGAELWAKLELFNPGGSVKDRAALRIIDDYEKEGRLKPGGTVVEATSGNMGFGLAMACAVRGYNAILAVLDKVSDEKRRLMEAMGAELVICPTAVAPDDPRSFYSVARRIAAETPGAVLINQYENPSNVQAHYDNTGPEIWEQMEGRIDALVASMGTGGTITGVAGYLKEKNPDIKVWAADPYGSIFKIYKETGEIIEGHPYLVEGIGEDAVPGIMDIELLDEIVNVSDGESFQMSRRMAREEGIIGGGSAGANMKVAVEVAAAMRPDQVVVTFIPDTGERYLSKIFSDGWMREKGLLSREMVSLRQLRQMKSPELPNIISANPTETVREVLNRMTSHNVSQLPILDEHRNIGSVRESSLLALSLEDTARLDQPVKEVMEEPFPVVDESASVAHAVPLLLKYQGVLLLKDGRPTGFITQYDVISYTDKQ, from the coding sequence GTGCAAAAGGTCGATAACATTCTGCAATTGATTGGTCGTACCCCGATGGTGCGTATCAATAAGCTGGCTGATCCCGATGGGGCCGAATTGTGGGCCAAGCTGGAGCTTTTCAATCCGGGGGGCAGCGTCAAAGACCGGGCCGCCCTGCGTATCATCGATGATTATGAAAAAGAGGGCCGGTTGAAGCCGGGAGGGACGGTGGTGGAGGCTACCAGCGGCAACATGGGCTTTGGGCTGGCCATGGCGTGTGCCGTGCGGGGTTACAACGCCATCCTGGCCGTGCTGGATAAGGTCAGCGATGAAAAGCGGCGTTTGATGGAGGCCATGGGGGCCGAGCTGGTCATCTGTCCCACAGCCGTTGCCCCCGATGATCCGCGTTCCTTTTATTCGGTGGCCCGAAGGATCGCCGCAGAGACGCCGGGTGCTGTGCTAATCAACCAGTATGAGAATCCTTCCAATGTCCAGGCCCATTATGACAATACCGGGCCGGAGATCTGGGAGCAGATGGAGGGTCGGATTGATGCGCTGGTGGCCTCTATGGGCACTGGTGGGACCATCACCGGGGTCGCAGGCTATCTCAAGGAGAAGAACCCTGACATCAAGGTATGGGCTGCCGATCCGTACGGTAGTATTTTTAAGATATATAAAGAGACCGGCGAAATTATCGAGGGGCATCCCTATCTAGTGGAGGGTATCGGCGAGGACGCGGTCCCGGGGATTATGGACATTGAGTTGTTGGATGAGATTGTCAACGTCAGTGATGGGGAATCTTTTCAGATGTCTAGGCGTATGGCGCGGGAAGAGGGGATAATTGGTGGAGGCTCAGCGGGGGCCAATATGAAGGTGGCGGTGGAGGTAGCCGCGGCGATGCGTCCCGATCAGGTGGTGGTCACCTTTATCCCAGACACGGGGGAGCGCTACCTGTCCAAGATTTTCTCTGATGGCTGGATGCGGGAAAAGGGCCTGCTGAGCCGGGAGATGGTTTCTCTGCGTCAGCTGCGTCAGATGAAGAGTCCCGAGCTGCCCAATATCATAAGTGCGAATCCGACTGAGACGGTGCGGGAGGTGCTCAATCGGATGACGAGCCATAACGTTTCTCAGCTACCGATCCTCGACGAACACCGCAATATCGGTAGCGTCAGGGAAAGCAGTTTGCTGGCGTTGAGCCTGGAGGATACTGCCAGGCTGGACCAGCCGGTTAAGGAGGTGATGGAAGAGCCATTCCCTGTAGTGGATGAGTCGGCGAGCGTAGCCCACGCAGTCCCCTTGCTTTTAAAGTACCAAGGGGTGCTATTGCTGAAAGACGGCCGGCCCACGGGCTTCATCACCCAGTACGACGTGATCAGTTATACGGATAAGCAGTGA